One Streptomyces lincolnensis genomic region harbors:
- a CDS encoding glycosyltransferase family 2 protein, whose protein sequence is MPRVKVSVIVPVYNTGKYVDECAPSLLGQSLPPEEYEVVYVDDGSTDDTLDRLQKIADAHPNVQVHTRPNSGWPGAPRNLGMRHARGEYIQFVDHDDTLGPEALERLYEHAIRNDADVVLGKMSSTMVRPRRLFRHTIDACTIENDELMQSMSPHKMFRRAFVEEHGLRFPEGPWILEDLAFVSAAYLKAERIAVLADYPCYYWMKRDDGGNNTQHRFNPRHGFWANCRTIVGRIKDGTEASDDVDALQNRLLHRLYHVEVLSRTREPEILREDPAEQRQRFEAARELAREEFPAAVREGLPAVSRLRAELLERGDFDGAVALAERVREVKARSTVGGPRWEDGRLVADVTLELLRGDGEPLAVVERDGKRWLDPELLDGVPGTRDGWEVRDPFRLAYAELIVKDRDREDWWYPEGDLEVRLEPLGEGRARLVASGRLSLDPERLAGGRPLERGVHDVWAFVQLLGVDRMVRVTGDGAAGGPAAGPALTGGRLALPYWTGSGQLALDVDQRQRRLGPDTAAAAATNSARGERSLSLPYVAATAGAPAPVKVAVAGLSVDATLLPGSGGTAVLRLPGRLKVPTGRHPVTLPKESTPVAYAVVRDGLLLRLQGPAYQAGSGRRFLEAVADNGQVRRVRRRLGRNG, encoded by the coding sequence ATGCCGAGAGTCAAGGTCAGCGTGATCGTCCCCGTCTACAACACCGGGAAGTACGTCGACGAATGTGCCCCGTCGCTGCTCGGGCAGAGCCTGCCGCCCGAGGAGTACGAGGTGGTCTACGTCGACGACGGGTCGACGGACGACACGCTGGACCGGCTCCAGAAGATCGCGGACGCGCATCCGAACGTCCAGGTGCACACCCGGCCGAACTCGGGCTGGCCGGGCGCGCCCCGCAACCTCGGCATGCGGCACGCCAGGGGCGAGTACATCCAGTTCGTCGACCACGACGACACCCTCGGGCCCGAGGCGCTGGAGCGGCTGTACGAGCACGCGATACGCAACGACGCCGATGTCGTGCTCGGCAAGATGTCCTCCACGATGGTGCGGCCCCGGCGGCTGTTCCGGCACACGATCGACGCCTGCACGATCGAGAACGACGAGCTCATGCAGAGCATGTCGCCGCACAAGATGTTCCGGCGGGCCTTCGTCGAGGAGCACGGGCTGCGGTTCCCGGAGGGGCCGTGGATCCTGGAGGACCTGGCGTTCGTCAGCGCCGCCTATCTCAAGGCCGAGCGGATCGCGGTGCTCGCCGACTACCCCTGCTACTACTGGATGAAGCGGGACGACGGCGGCAACAACACCCAGCACCGGTTCAACCCCCGGCACGGCTTCTGGGCCAACTGCCGGACGATCGTGGGCCGGATCAAGGACGGCACCGAGGCCTCGGACGACGTCGACGCGCTCCAGAACCGGCTGCTGCACCGCCTGTACCACGTGGAGGTCCTCTCCCGGACCCGTGAGCCCGAGATCCTGCGCGAGGACCCGGCCGAGCAGCGGCAGCGCTTCGAGGCGGCCCGGGAGCTGGCCCGGGAGGAGTTCCCGGCGGCCGTGCGGGAGGGCCTGCCCGCGGTGTCCCGCCTGCGGGCCGAGCTGCTGGAGCGCGGCGACTTCGACGGGGCGGTGGCGCTCGCGGAGCGCGTCCGTGAGGTCAAGGCCCGCAGCACGGTCGGCGGGCCGCGCTGGGAGGACGGCCGCCTGGTCGCCGACGTCACGCTGGAGCTGCTGCGCGGGGACGGCGAGCCGCTGGCCGTCGTCGAGCGCGACGGGAAGCGATGGCTCGACCCGGAGCTGCTGGACGGCGTACCGGGGACCCGGGACGGCTGGGAGGTCCGCGATCCGTTCCGGCTGGCCTATGCGGAACTGATCGTCAAGGACCGCGACCGGGAGGACTGGTGGTACCCGGAGGGCGACCTGGAGGTGCGCCTCGAACCGCTCGGCGAGGGGCGTGCGCGTCTGGTCGCGTCCGGACGGCTGAGCCTCGACCCGGAGCGGCTGGCCGGCGGCCGGCCGCTGGAGCGCGGGGTGCACGACGTGTGGGCGTTCGTCCAGCTGCTGGGCGTCGACCGGATGGTCCGCGTGACCGGTGACGGCGCCGCAGGCGGCCCGGCCGCGGGCCCGGCGCTGACCGGCGGGCGGCTCGCGCTCCCGTACTGGACGGGCAGCGGGCAGCTCGCCCTCGACGTGGACCAGCGTCAGCGCCGGCTCGGCCCCGACACCGCGGCGGCCGCCGCCACCAACAGCGCGCGCGGGGAGCGGTCGCTCTCCCTGCCGTACGTCGCCGCGACGGCCGGAGCCCCGGCTCCCGTCAAGGTCGCCGTGGCCGGCCTGAGCGTGGACGCCACACTGCTCCCGGGCAGCGGCGGGACGGCGGTGCTGCGTCTGCCCGGCCGGCTGAAGGTGCCCACCGGGCGGCATCCGGTCACCCTGCCGAAGGAAAGCACCCCGGTCGCGTACGCCGTCGTCCGCGACGGCCTCCTGCTCCGCCTTCAGGGTCCGGCGTACCAGGCCGGCAGCGGGCGCCGGTTCCTCGAAGCGGTCGCCGACAACGGGCAGGTGCGGCGGGTACGGCGACGGCTGGGGCGGAACGGCTGA